DNA from Misgurnus anguillicaudatus chromosome 13, ASM2758022v2, whole genome shotgun sequence:
gctagtgatagacaagaagttgtggtttaaaagttcatgtttttatttttattggcaAAAATGAATATCATTTTGTTAGATAaggcctcgtttgggatcatttggagccctttaaagctgtgttgaactgcattgaaactgtgaactgttgaggtccaaaaTAGCCAATAAATTGAGAAATTGaatgttttcctccaaaaacttaatttcttcttaactgaaaaaagaaagacaaacaccctggatgacatgggggtgagtaaattatctggggtttttatgaaagtggaatattcctgcaatactgtaaaaaatgaaacCAAGGAGAACCTTGAACACAGCTAACATGGCACACTGACCTAAAAAATAAATCGACTAAGAGACGGTGTAATCAAGACAAAACATTATAACAGAATGAAATGAAGGTATCAGTCTTGTGTGTCTGTGTCCTGGGTTAAACCTTGGCCAGAGCTGAGGTACCTCCAGTATGACTCTGCATTTTTCTCCAGAGTAACACACAGCGGGCAGAAAGCACCTACTTTAATATAAACCCTGACttaaaaaccttaaaaaatggGATGTTGAATAAAGCAACTAACATCTTTAACCTGCAAGCAAAGTATGCCTTATAAACTCAACAATAAAGTTTTATTCATAACGCATTCGAAGTAAAGACACACTGGCCCATAACATATGCAACATTTATCATTAACATTAtcacgcaaaaaaaaaaagaaaaattcatGTTGCATGGTGCTGAACTAAAAACGCATTGGTCAATCTGGTCtagatgtcaaataaaaatCATGTTACATGTTTTAAAAATTGTCTTCTCAGGTTCTATTAAGTAAACTATTAACTCAATGACAAAATGTTGAATACTATCtcattaaataaattgataaaagcatctgctaaatgagtCAATAAGATGGACTTTTACCTATAGCCCTATATCCCTTCCTGAAGGAAAAAGCCAGCTAAGCACTAACCTGATGCCCCCATTGGAGAGGTGGCAGGGGTGACATTTTGGGCATTAAGGCCCAGAGTGTGAGATGAAGCTGGTGGGACAGACTGTGATGAGGCTCCAGAGGGCCCGGGTAAGGGTCCTGGAGGGGTCTCTCTCTGTGGGGAGGTCAAAGGGGTACTGAGAGGGGTGCTGGGCTGAGACGTCTGCCCTCCGGCTAACCGGGCCAATCGCCTTCTTCGAATCTGAACGAGACAGATTAATCTAATTACAGATCAATAATTAGCAACGGTTTACAGTCTGGTCTCTAGTTGGCATATACAAAGGCAAACGATTTGTAGTAAGATCTTTTTCTTTAACACTTGAATTTAGATTAGGGACACGAAAGTGGACTATTTCAGTGATTTTATTTGGACAAGACTTTAGCTTCCATCCATGGCAAATACTGCCAGTAAAATGCCAAGGACATAAATTTGTGCAGAAAGGGAAGACCCAGTTTGAACCTGCAAATGATTTTTCATCTCTTCACCACAGACATAAAGGTTTCACACCTCACATTAAAAAGAATCATTGTACGTACATGTAAGcagctataataataataataataataataataataataataataatatttaacaaacacatttatatacACCTTAAAAATGACCAATAAGGCTATGCATTATGAAAATATTGGCtatttttgctttaaatattggtaatgtttgatgatgatttttacacTGTCAAtaccattataaaaattaatgtgtgtcaaatgaaaataaaaaaaagagtaaattaTACAGCAAGCGTGGGatctatttattaaataatttaaatgaacAAGGACAATAGTTAAACCTAATTTACTACAGCAATAAAAGGCCCCACTGAATAAAGCAAACAATGAgattctgtaaaaaaattgctgcaaaaagTGTTCAATATTTAAAAGCTAAATGCTTAACATATAAGttaataaaacaacaaatgaTCTTAAAATAAAACGTATTTATATTACAAACGACGTTTGAAAGCACTGACAAACAAGCCCATTGATTTGACGACTGACAAAGCTTGTTGCGCATGATTTCGGTTTCTATATCAATATGCATGCTTTATTAACTTTAGTGTCAATAACTCAATATTTTACCATAACTGATATAATTGATTAAATATCACATCCAACAATaacaacatttatttacacgACATATTTCAGCCATTTTGATTTGCCAGTAAAGAAAACCTCCACAAATAAATATTAACTCGCAGAATTGGACATGCATTCTTTAGTCGACTTTAAACGATAGATTATGATGATATTGTTAGATTTATATTATTGAGAACAAAAGCAGATGGTCGAGGCGTGTGGCAGATCCCGGTTGGCAATTTATAACTTGCTAGCCAGCTGACATGAAATAACCAAATTTTTCACAATTTCACGTCTATGTCGGCATTGAAGTGGTTTAAAATGATGACTCAAACCCAACCATATATCTCCATATGaactaaattaatttaatcagAATTTGTGAGCTGTTGATTAGCTTGTGCTCTGCTAGCTTATCCAATCATTGCTGCGATTGTAAAAAGGGTGACAATGACAAGCCATTACACCTTCAATAAAACACAGAAACGTAACAGTCATGCCATGATGTGAACAGTTTCGACCAGATTTGCTAAAAACTATGTGTTGATAATCTTACCTCCTCGGGACTGAGCTGCTCCATcgattttcttttaattttcagCTTAATTATGTTGCTAGCCAGTCAGCTAGCTGCCTTATAACCAGCAAAAGTGCATAGTCTGAAgcataaaacaaatattaataagcGGTGATTGTCtaatttaaatctttatattaaAACATCAAGCACGCGTGGTGGTTTTTCCTGATCAGGAAACGTTTTCTTCGATTACTGTGGAGAAggtaacaaacacaaaagtaTTATTCGTCAAAACACCGACGCGGCCATTTTGGATCTGGAATCACGTGACGTGAGATCGACACATTCTAGGCTGCGGCAGTTCAGGAAACTGATTTCACCGCTGGGGAGACCTCAAGGGATTTGTTTACTACAAAGCAAAGTCTAATTCAGTTAACTGAATGGCAACGTTTATATTTTATGCAGATACTgtagagaataaagtcattagtTATTTCATAACAGCAActttatttacaatttattGCCGAGATTTAAGGAAGTGTTTTCTCTACAGTCTACTACGGTAAATGTCGAGTCACTATTAAAATCCAGTGCGTCATTTGGTCTTGTAGGCTGttaaaatttatattataactgtttttaagattagtggcgttatattacagtaaaaaaacatacaatgtttattatcattttatttttattttttatttcacaataaGGAACTTTGAGTGATGAAATTAATTGATTGACGTTTAAGTGTTATCTTAGCACCGATATAAAACTACtagaaacttaaaaaaagaataaagatcaaataaaaactaacaataatttaaatagtaaaaaatacaataaaacaatattaaCAAGTCACATTTAAGTAAAATAATTCTGAAAAAACccataaacaaatacaaactaaCAGCATTATGGCTGGCCATTATTAAGAAAACGTAAGCACTTTTCTCCATGTTTGTAAATGTAACTCTTGTTTTTTGATGTGATTAGAAAATGGAGGCAAACAACAACTGACAACATTCAAAGCATACAGTGTTTCCAGTTGACAAACTAATGTTACATTGATTGAACAGTTACAATGATACAGTGTTTGTAAATGGTCTCATGTCGCCCTCTAGTGACAATGTAATTGAGGCCATGTATTCAATTGTTTACCAGTCCTGGCTCAGTATGTATGTCTCATTGGTTGTAATTGATTAGTCTAGGTTTTGGGACACATGTCGTATCCCCTTGCCCCACATTCCTTTGATTAAGAATTGAACAGTTTTGTTTACAtcagtgtatgtgtgttttttcaAGTAGTAAGCTCCTCCTCGGGACCTCAGACAACCCGTTTGAAAACTTGCTTGCAGACTTGATCTTCACAGTACAACTCCTGTGAAAGGTTGAAGAGTTTAATTCATACCGAAATAAACTCATAAATGACAAAAGGTCTATGGGATATGAATTTCAGTCTTACCAAATGGAGTTTATCATCCTCGATCCAGTGTGCCCAACCTCGGTTCTTTTTCTCACCATTTTGAACACACACAATCTTGTTCCCCTCCCATTGAACCAGTGACTGTTGAGAGATAAAATTCAGTGTCATTTTGTCCTTCATCAGTTCAAGAGTGCTTTAACGCAATACTTCATCTAAAAATGAAACTTTGTGATCATTTTCTTTAAACCCATGACTTTATCTTCTTAGAACCCTAAAGGATTTTTCTGCAGATCATCCAAGCTGCTTTTTCATACAGTTGAAGTGAATGGTGACCATTTGTTATGCATGCAAACAAGCAAActatatgtgtttggagtgcaAATAATGTGACTGACATCTCTATACTCTTAGGTAAATCCACTTAATGCAAATATTTAAATTCGAACAGACAAACTAAAAGGAGATCTGAATTTTTCACTGGTCTGGtgctgtaaaaaatgtaaacgtTGTATAGGCTACATCCTATTTTGTCAAGAATTAAAGACattcaattaattaaaataaaatattgaattgaattgagtaTTACCTTGCAGTGTCTGTTATCCAGTCCCTTGGTAAACTCTTGAAACTCCTCATTCACCCTGAATGAAAAAACGTAGTTTCTGAAAGTGCTGAGGGTCTTGATGACATACTGATCCCCCACCTGCTCGATCACTTTATGCAGTTTCAGCTTTAGGGCGACCTTGCGGGTATACAAGCCGATTCCTAAAAGATAACAGAGTTTAGGACCTATTACTCAAGACGAAACATTAAACTCAACATTGCATGAATACAAAAAAAACCTTAAAAACTGCCTAATTAAACATATAATGTGAAAAAAGTAaaacacacttaaaaaaatttgatttaactttaaaaagtaagttgcctggttgccttaaaaataGTTAAACTaataatttttaagttgaataaactcaAAATTTCAAGGCAACCAGGTACAGTGCAGTTTCAGCTGTAGGGCGACCTTACGGGTATACAAGCCGATTCCTAACAGATAACAGAGTTTAGGACTTATTACTCAAGGGGACACATTAAACACAACATTGCATGAATACAAACCCCCCCTTAAAACTGGCTTAAGCAAAGCTTaattaaacatataaaatgaaaaaagtaaaacacaattttttatttaactttaaaaagtaagttgCCTGGTGCCTTAAAAATTTGAGTTCagtcaacttaaaaatattagttgactcagGAAAAGTtgtaatataataatttttaagttgaataaactcaAAATTTCAAGGCAACCAGTGCATTACAGTGCAGAAAGCGGTAAtctattataataaaaaattaaactttacCTAAAGCAATCATGTATCCTTCAAAGTTGACATTGCTGAGCATATCCCATGTACCACACATACTGGCAGGCATATTTACAAGAGTCTGGATTCAATATTTGTAGTAATCTGAAGAAAGCAAGATGAAGGATATGACAGAGAAAAAGATCCTCAGCATTTATATGTGTGGCTGGCTCGGTGGGCGGTTCTTTAAACTTTTATCTGTCTTCAGTGCTTCAAAGTTGTGTGTCTGCGTGTTTTGCGTAAAGTAAAAACGTGTCTGACGGGTCTTtgtttgtaaatatttaaaacacacCTTCGAGCACAACACTGCTCTAGAGTTTCTTACGCTAGTGATGATGCTCATCAGATGATAAGACTTAAGTTTATACAATAGATATTGTCCAGTCTGCATGTGAAATCAATTGTTATTGTTTTCTTTCCCTCACATGTCatcttactaaaaaaaattctttccACTGCAGTCATATAGAGCTCGCATGATACCATCACATGAACGTCACACATAAAAAATCACATTATGATGTAAATTTCCATGGAAGGATAAAATTGATGTTGAAACTAAATATTTCAAACAGACAAAGTTAAATAGGTCTAAATGTAATTGcaacaaaactaaataaatggtatttcctaaataataataaagttacTGTAAATTTTTATTACACTTTTTGAATCTTAAAGCCTCTTTTATAAATCACTTGAGTAATGAAACAAATCTGATCACGATCAACAAAACTACATGAAAGTGTCAAATGTGACTTTTACACCTGTTAAGCTCtcattttatgcaaatgaaATCAATCAGTTACAGACAGAACCATGGAAAAGCCctttcattatttactcaacACATATATAATCTTTTTTCTAGGCTATATAAAATCCATCTTCTATTATTAGGCTTTAATGAGttgaatatttgaagagtttcgttgcaaaacaagataaatccatttttttacatttctgtcaaaacatgtttattattgtgttatcatgttattattttgttttatggtgctacttagctgtattttttaagttatgaaggtttaaatcaaaacaagccaactgcagttgcattgaaattaattggaatgcacaaccaaaaaacgagatttctgagccattaaaaaaacggtggttatctcgttttgcaatgaaactcttcatttgtagaaaataaaaaagaaactaTGGTATATTTGAACAATTATTAGATCTACAAGACTAAAACACATCTAACTGGGTCAGATGCACATTTCCTCAGGCAACTCCTGGGGAATGATGTAGAGATGACAGATGCCCGTAAAAAGATATGATCAGAGATCGTCTGTATCTTACACAGTAAACAGACTACTTTATAGTGCATGACAGCAAATAAGCCAAGAGAAATGTTAGATCTTTTCTTCTTATTTACCTAACTTTTATACTCTcgaggtttcccagacagggctagCCTTAAAGGGAtcgttcagccaaaaatgacatttctgtcatttattttgagtaatgtttgtaatcaaacctaTCAGAGGCCCCATTTCCTTCCTAAATAGtttaagtcaatggggcctctgaagTGTTTAGCCACAACCATTGCtcaaaataaatgacaaaaatgtaatttttgggtgaactatcctgtTATCGCCTGTGATCAGTTTGTCGCTCTTAAATTTTAAGGATCATCATATTAAAGCAATTATTATATCAATATTTGCCCCTGCatagtagagcattgcgttaggaCCACAAAAGTAAAccgtttgaacccagggaacacatgttttgataaaaatgtatagcaaCGTAAGTCAGTTTGAGTAACAAGTGTCCGCCAAATGCA
Protein-coding regions in this window:
- the rbp7a gene encoding retinoid-binding protein 7a isoform X1 encodes the protein MPASMCGTWDMLSNVNFEGYMIALGIGLYTRKVALKLKLHKVIEQVGDQYVIKTLSTFRNYVFSFRVNEEFQEFTKGLDNRHCKSLVQWEGNKIVCVQNGEKKNRGWAHWIEDDKLHLELYCEDQVCKQVFKRVV
- the rbp7a gene encoding retinoid-binding protein 7a isoform X2 — encoded protein: MPASMCGTWDMLSNVNFEGYMIALGIGLYTRKVALKLKLHKVIEQVGDQYVIKTLSTFRNYVFSFRVNEEFQEFTKGLDNRHCKSLVQWEGNKIVCVQNGEKKNRGWAHWIEDDKLHLELYCEDQVCKQVFKRVV